From Micromonospora rhizosphaerae, the proteins below share one genomic window:
- a CDS encoding 2-methylaconitate cis-trans isomerase PrpF family protein, with translation MRVPAVLMRGGTSKAVFFHEADLPTDPVERDRFILAAYGSPDPDRRQINGLGGATSTTSKVAIIGDGAAHGVDITYEFGQVSIDQPLVDRRGNCGNISSAVGPFAVDERLVTLTDPITQVRFLNLNTGKKIVAHVPTTAGAFDPIGDFAIPGVPGTGSRIRLDYLDPGGAVTGRLLPTGNVRDTLEVPGVGTIEVSLVDAANPLVFVRWRDLGLDGSEKPDAIDADPALLARIEAVRAAASVLAGIAGSVEEATRDVPSVPKLAFVGPPRPYRRADGGAVAAEEITLRASMMSMGRLHRSYPLTGAICTAVAAAIPGTIAAEASGADNGVTRIGHPAGVMDMEAHPELVDGAWTVDAVAGYRTARRLMEGWALVPDRVLSVPVAVGA, from the coding sequence GTGCGCGTACCGGCAGTCCTGATGCGCGGCGGCACCAGCAAGGCGGTGTTCTTCCACGAGGCTGACCTGCCGACCGACCCGGTGGAGCGGGACAGGTTCATCCTTGCCGCCTACGGGAGCCCCGACCCGGACCGCCGCCAGATAAACGGCCTCGGCGGGGCGACGTCGACCACCAGCAAGGTCGCGATCATCGGCGACGGAGCCGCGCACGGCGTCGACATCACCTACGAGTTCGGACAGGTCAGCATCGACCAGCCCCTCGTCGACCGCCGCGGCAACTGCGGGAACATCTCCTCGGCGGTCGGTCCGTTCGCCGTCGACGAGCGGCTCGTGACCCTGACCGATCCGATCACCCAGGTCCGCTTCCTCAACCTCAACACCGGGAAGAAGATCGTCGCCCACGTGCCGACGACGGCGGGGGCGTTCGATCCGATCGGCGACTTCGCCATCCCGGGCGTACCGGGGACGGGGTCGCGGATCCGGCTCGACTACCTGGACCCCGGCGGCGCGGTCACCGGCCGCCTCCTGCCGACCGGCAACGTCCGCGACACCCTTGAGGTGCCCGGCGTCGGGACTATCGAGGTGTCCCTGGTGGACGCGGCGAATCCGCTCGTCTTCGTCCGGTGGCGCGACCTCGGACTGGATGGTTCGGAGAAGCCGGACGCCATCGACGCGGATCCCGCGCTGCTCGCGCGGATCGAGGCCGTGCGCGCGGCGGCCTCCGTGCTCGCCGGCATCGCGGGCAGTGTCGAGGAGGCGACCCGCGACGTCCCGTCGGTGCCCAAGCTGGCCTTCGTCGGCCCGCCCCGGCCGTACCGGCGGGCCGACGGTGGGGCCGTCGCCGCCGAAGAGATCACCTTGCGTGCCTCGATGATGTCGATGGGCCGGCTGCACCGTTCGTACCCGTTGACGGGGGCGATCTGCACGGCCGTCGCCGCGGCGATCCCCGGCACGATCGCGGCCGAGGCGTCCGGGGCCGACAACGGGGTCACCCGGATCGGGCATCCCGCGGGCGTCATGGACATGGAAGCCCACCCCGAGCTGGTGGACGGCGCCTGGACCGTCGACGCGGTCGCGGGCTACCGGACGGCCCGCCGCCTGATGGAGGGGTGGGCGTTGGTGCCCGACCGGGTGCTCTCGGTGCCGGTGGCGGTCGGCGCCTAG
- the tcuA gene encoding FAD-dependent tricarballylate dehydrogenase TcuA, whose protein sequence is MTFLETTSVGSAETADHVADVVVVGAGNAALVAALAAHEAGARVLVLEAAPQELRGGNSRFTGGIFRIAHDGLAHLLPLLTDESRGWSEKVSVGPYPAQRYRDEISTTTDGRADSDLVDILVGQSYETVRWMHERGVRWELSVGKLIDPAKLPEGEAYSLPPGGALRAAGEGVGLVEDLFGAVERAGIEVWYDAPVVDLIMDGSSCQGVIVRRPTGDERVYGTVVLASGGFESNPEMRQRWLGPGWDLVKVRGTRFNLGVPLEAALRQGGQPFGHWGGCHAVPLDADAPPVGELKMTDKYSRYSYPYGLMVNAEAQRFVDEGEDEVWLTYAKTGAAVRAQSRAWAAQIFDQRTVHLLEPRYSTGVPVESDTIEGLAEKLNVDPDRLRQTVDAFNAACSDGSIDPFRKDGRAACPAGQPPKSNWAQPLDRPPYVAYTVTCGITFTFGGLRIDTDARVHDLAGRPMPGLYATGEITGGFFYHNYPAGAGLVRGAVFGRIAGEAAARQAAQRRAEAARRG, encoded by the coding sequence GTGACATTCCTCGAAACGACGTCGGTGGGCAGCGCCGAGACAGCGGATCACGTCGCCGACGTCGTGGTCGTCGGCGCCGGCAACGCGGCTCTCGTCGCAGCGCTGGCCGCGCACGAGGCGGGAGCGCGAGTGCTCGTGCTGGAGGCGGCCCCGCAGGAACTCCGCGGCGGCAACAGCCGGTTCACGGGCGGCATCTTCCGCATCGCCCACGATGGTCTGGCCCATCTGCTGCCGTTGCTGACGGATGAGTCGCGGGGGTGGTCGGAGAAGGTCTCGGTCGGTCCCTATCCGGCCCAGCGGTACCGCGACGAGATCTCCACCACCACCGACGGACGTGCGGATTCCGACCTCGTCGACATCCTCGTCGGCCAGTCCTACGAGACTGTTCGCTGGATGCACGAGCGCGGGGTGCGGTGGGAACTGAGCGTCGGCAAGCTGATCGACCCGGCGAAGCTGCCGGAGGGCGAGGCCTATTCGTTGCCGCCGGGCGGCGCGCTGCGTGCGGCAGGCGAGGGCGTGGGACTTGTCGAGGACCTGTTCGGCGCGGTCGAGCGGGCCGGAATCGAGGTGTGGTACGACGCGCCGGTGGTCGACCTGATCATGGACGGCTCCTCCTGCCAGGGCGTGATCGTGCGACGTCCCACCGGCGACGAGCGGGTCTACGGGACGGTCGTGCTGGCGTCCGGAGGCTTCGAGTCGAACCCCGAGATGCGGCAACGGTGGCTCGGGCCCGGCTGGGACCTCGTCAAGGTCCGGGGGACGCGATTCAACCTGGGTGTTCCGCTGGAGGCCGCCCTGCGTCAGGGCGGCCAGCCGTTCGGGCACTGGGGAGGCTGTCACGCCGTTCCCCTCGACGCGGACGCCCCACCGGTCGGCGAGCTGAAGATGACCGACAAGTACAGCAGGTACAGCTACCCGTACGGGCTCATGGTCAACGCCGAGGCGCAACGCTTCGTCGACGAGGGAGAGGACGAGGTCTGGCTGACCTACGCCAAGACGGGGGCCGCCGTCCGAGCACAGTCGCGGGCCTGGGCGGCGCAGATCTTCGATCAGCGTACGGTGCACCTGCTGGAGCCCCGGTACAGCACCGGGGTGCCCGTCGAGTCCGACACGATCGAGGGGCTCGCGGAAAAGCTCAACGTGGATCCCGACCGCCTTCGGCAAACGGTCGATGCCTTCAACGCGGCGTGCTCCGACGGTTCCATCGACCCCTTCCGCAAGGACGGGCGCGCCGCGTGCCCGGCGGGACAACCGCCGAAGTCCAACTGGGCACAACCGCTGGACCGGCCGCCGTACGTCGCCTACACGGTCACCTGCGGCATCACGTTCACCTTCGGGGGTCTGCGCATCGACACGGATGCGCGGGTCCACGACCTCGCCGGTCGACCGATGCCCGGGCTCTACGCCACGGGCGAGATCACCGGAGGGTTCTTCTACCACAACTACCCGGCGGGAGCGGGGCTCGTACGCGGTGCGGTCTTCGGTCGAATCGCCGGCGAGGCCGCGGCCCGGCAGGCGGCGCAGCGGAGGGCGGAGGCGGCGCGGCGTGGGTAG
- a CDS encoding AbrB family transcriptional regulator, with protein MSAPGDSAGRFGRFLPPGLPALLGGLAGGTLLTLLHVPAGGIVGAVAGSAAVSTVRARPPVPAQVRLIGMILLGCAAGIRLQPQTLQTLLHLAVPLLASVAAMLLVDGLLAALLTKKYGIDPVTALLACAPGGVSEIAVVAEQVGARSGIVIAVHVVRVLIVVLVALPLLIAILGPA; from the coding sequence GTGAGCGCGCCCGGTGATTCGGCCGGCAGGTTCGGACGATTCCTGCCGCCGGGGCTCCCGGCGCTGCTCGGCGGACTGGCCGGCGGCACACTCCTGACGCTGTTGCACGTGCCGGCAGGGGGCATCGTGGGAGCGGTTGCTGGCAGTGCTGCGGTGTCGACTGTCCGGGCCCGTCCGCCGGTGCCCGCCCAGGTCCGGCTGATCGGCATGATCCTGCTCGGTTGCGCCGCGGGGATCCGGCTGCAACCGCAGACCCTGCAGACGCTGCTCCACCTGGCCGTCCCGCTCTTGGCCTCCGTCGCCGCCATGCTGCTCGTCGACGGGCTGCTCGCCGCCCTGCTCACCAAGAAGTACGGGATCGATCCCGTCACCGCGCTGCTGGCCTGCGCACCGGGCGGAGTCAGTGAGATCGCCGTGGTCGCCGAGCAGGTCGGCGCGCGAAGCGGGATCGTCATCGCCGTGCACGTCGTCCGGGTGCTGATCGTCGTACTCGTGGCGCTGCCCCTGCTCATCGCGATCCTGGGGCCGGCATGA
- a CDS encoding universal stress protein → MTVVVGYLRSPEGRAALQRGIEEAKLRGARLVVVNVSGEHAHVGGDFDPNLELADSELNGLREQLEREGVDHEVRRLVRGREAADELVDVAEETDADLIVIGLRRRSAVGKFLLGSNAQRILLDANCPVLAVKAAARQS, encoded by the coding sequence GTGACCGTTGTAGTGGGGTACCTCCGTTCGCCCGAGGGACGAGCGGCGTTGCAGCGAGGAATCGAGGAGGCCAAACTACGGGGCGCCCGGCTGGTCGTCGTCAACGTCTCCGGTGAGCATGCGCACGTCGGCGGGGATTTCGACCCGAATCTGGAGCTGGCCGACTCCGAGCTGAACGGGCTGCGCGAGCAGCTTGAGCGCGAGGGCGTGGACCATGAGGTCCGCCGGCTGGTGCGCGGCCGGGAAGCGGCGGACGAACTCGTGGACGTCGCCGAAGAGACCGATGCCGACCTCATCGTCATCGGTCTGCGCCGCCGCTCGGCGGTGGGCAAGTTCCTCCTGGGCAGCAACGCCCAGCGAATCCTGCTCGATGCCAACTGCCCCGTCCTCGCCGTCAAGGCGGCCGCCCGGCAGTCCTAG
- a CDS encoding isocitrate lyase/PEP mutase family protein, whose translation MTPTQQLKSRLNNGPVLVCPGAANALAARLIEEAGFEACYVTGAGIANTYLGAPDIGLLTLNELAGHVAAIRDAVGIPLVVDADTGFGNPVGVQRAVRMLERAGADAIQIEDQVFPKRCGHFAGKQVVPVAEMEAKVRAAADARDTTLIIARTDARSVEGFDAAIERARMFAEAGADVTFVEAPESVGELLAVPERLPGIPQVVNLVEGGRTPLLPVAELGSFRLALFANAALQAAVLGMQRALATLRDTGSLAVASQHLAGWAERQRVVRKPQFDEVERRYAG comes from the coding sequence ATGACGCCAACCCAACAGCTCAAGTCCCGCCTCAACAACGGCCCCGTCCTTGTCTGCCCTGGTGCGGCGAACGCGTTGGCCGCGCGCCTCATCGAGGAGGCGGGCTTCGAAGCCTGCTACGTCACCGGCGCCGGAATCGCCAACACCTACCTCGGAGCTCCGGACATCGGGCTGTTGACGCTCAACGAGCTCGCCGGGCACGTCGCCGCGATCCGGGACGCGGTCGGCATCCCGTTGGTCGTCGACGCGGACACCGGCTTCGGTAACCCGGTCGGGGTACAGCGCGCGGTTCGGATGCTGGAGCGCGCCGGAGCCGACGCGATCCAGATCGAGGACCAGGTGTTTCCCAAGCGTTGCGGCCATTTCGCCGGCAAGCAGGTCGTGCCGGTTGCGGAGATGGAGGCGAAGGTACGTGCCGCCGCGGACGCGCGTGACACCACCTTGATCATCGCTCGGACGGACGCCCGATCGGTCGAGGGCTTCGACGCCGCGATTGAACGCGCAAGGATGTTCGCGGAGGCCGGCGCCGACGTGACGTTTGTGGAAGCACCCGAGTCCGTCGGGGAGCTGCTCGCCGTCCCGGAGCGCCTGCCCGGCATCCCGCAGGTTGTGAACCTCGTCGAGGGCGGCCGGACGCCGCTGCTCCCCGTGGCGGAGCTGGGCTCGTTCCGCCTCGCGCTCTTCGCCAACGCGGCCCTGCAGGCGGCGGTGCTGGGCATGCAACGCGCCCTGGCCACCCTCCGCGACACCGGATCGCTCGCGGTCGCGTCCCAGCATCTGGCCGGTTGGGCGGAACGCCAACGCGTCGTGCGCAAGCCGCAATTCGACGAGGTGGAGCGGCGCTACGCCGGCTGA
- a CDS encoding NAD(P)-dependent oxidoreductase — MGSGSSVDRPRLLVLDDREGLVAAAPGTAALRELCEVSILDRPLAEVPDADLRDVRFLLAIRERTRLDAATLARFPALELLLQTGGHAYHVDRDELRRRGIVTALGRRAQVVRAAMPELTFMLAIACLRRLGEASRQMSAGEWAPLTGRLLAGRRLGILGLGRHGRNVARLGRAFGMDVVAWDRAGEDRGTGTARTGVDGVPLLPLEDLLRSTDVLTVHLRLSDQSRGLLDRARLQSMKPRSVLVNTARGAIVDEDALVEALRDGPLAAAGLDVFTEEPLPASSPLRSLPNAVLTPHLGWTVEEVFTEFAAIAADQVRDYLGGVLWRDELLDPDIQPAPGRAGGLAEAGSS, encoded by the coding sequence GTGGGTAGTGGATCGAGCGTCGACCGCCCGCGCCTGCTGGTCCTGGACGACCGCGAGGGTCTCGTCGCCGCGGCACCCGGCACCGCCGCGCTGCGCGAGCTGTGCGAGGTGTCGATCCTCGACCGGCCGCTGGCCGAGGTGCCCGACGCCGACCTGCGCGACGTGCGATTCCTCCTCGCGATCCGGGAGCGGACCCGGCTCGACGCCGCCACGTTGGCCCGGTTTCCCGCGCTCGAACTGCTGCTGCAGACGGGCGGACACGCCTACCACGTCGACCGGGACGAGCTGCGCCGGCGCGGGATCGTCACCGCGTTGGGCCGGCGGGCCCAGGTGGTCCGAGCCGCCATGCCCGAGCTCACCTTCATGCTCGCCATCGCCTGCCTGCGCCGGCTCGGCGAAGCGTCCCGTCAGATGTCCGCGGGGGAGTGGGCGCCGCTGACCGGTCGGCTGCTCGCCGGCCGGCGGCTGGGCATCCTTGGACTGGGTCGGCACGGGCGCAACGTCGCCCGGCTCGGGCGGGCGTTCGGGATGGACGTGGTCGCCTGGGACAGAGCGGGCGAGGACCGGGGGACGGGAACGGCGCGTACCGGTGTCGACGGCGTCCCCCTGCTGCCGCTGGAGGACCTGCTCCGAAGCACCGACGTGCTCACCGTGCACCTGCGACTGTCCGACCAGTCGCGGGGGCTGCTGGACCGCGCGCGGCTGCAGTCGATGAAGCCGCGGTCCGTGCTGGTGAACACCGCCCGAGGGGCCATCGTCGACGAGGACGCGCTCGTGGAGGCACTGCGGGACGGCCCGCTCGCCGCGGCTGGCCTGGACGTCTTCACCGAGGAGCCGCTTCCCGCGAGCAGTCCACTCCGATCGCTGCCGAACGCGGTGTTGACGCCGCACCTCGGGTGGACGGTCGAGGAGGTGTTCACCGAGTTCGCGGCCATCGCCGCCGACCAGGTGCGCGACTACCTCGGGGGAGTGCTGTGGCGGGACGAACTCCTCGATCCCGACATCCAGCCGGCACCCGGCCGGGCCGGCGGACTGGCGGAGGCCGGGTCGTCGTGA
- a CDS encoding GntR family transcriptional regulator — protein sequence MESTQRKRAAKAPRTSDQAAPRTRGRSASAAEADLARYLRDAPSWGGTTDAVTNALREAILDGALQPSAWLREDELARTLQVSRTPVREALRRLADEGLVIKTAHQGTVVASLSLEDILALYVVRENLEGVAGRLAAVRCTPELLAGLEASQERLSLAVADGDTAELARENLEFHRLLRTAAGNPYLERFLTQVEHAVRRLPVSTFAKQGRPQAVLAEHQAIIDAIRARDGDAAEAAAKKHMHEARNVRLALVLGS from the coding sequence GTGGAGAGCACGCAACGCAAGCGCGCGGCAAAGGCGCCGCGGACGTCCGACCAGGCCGCCCCCCGGACGCGAGGCCGGAGCGCCTCGGCTGCGGAGGCCGACCTTGCGCGGTACCTGCGCGACGCACCGTCGTGGGGCGGGACGACCGACGCGGTGACCAACGCCCTCCGGGAGGCCATCCTCGACGGTGCGCTGCAGCCGTCCGCATGGCTACGGGAAGACGAGCTGGCCCGGACGCTTCAGGTCAGTCGCACGCCCGTCCGGGAGGCCCTCCGCCGGCTCGCCGACGAGGGCCTGGTCATCAAGACCGCCCACCAGGGGACGGTCGTGGCCAGCCTGTCGCTGGAGGACATCCTCGCCCTGTACGTGGTGCGGGAGAACCTCGAAGGCGTCGCCGGGCGCCTGGCGGCCGTGCGTTGCACCCCCGAGCTGCTGGCCGGGCTGGAGGCCTCGCAGGAGCGCCTGTCGCTGGCCGTCGCCGACGGCGACACCGCGGAACTGGCCCGCGAGAACCTCGAGTTCCACCGTCTGTTGCGAACCGCCGCGGGCAACCCCTACCTGGAACGATTCCTCACCCAGGTCGAGCACGCCGTGCGTCGTCTCCCCGTGAGCACCTTCGCCAAGCAGGGTCGACCGCAGGCCGTCCTCGCCGAGCACCAGGCGATCATCGACGCGATCCGCGCTCGCGACGGGGACGCCGCGGAGGCGGCGGCGAAGAAGCACATGCATGAGGCGCGCAACGTCCGCCTCGCGCTGGTGCTGGGTTCCTGA
- the tcuA gene encoding FAD-dependent tricarballylate dehydrogenase TcuA has product MTAQRQVIVVGGGNAGLCAALSAREQGAAVTLLERAPQEAKGGNSTFTAGAMRVAYDGVDDLMTLMPDLDESQRAITDFGSYPKDAFLDDLARVTEYRTDPELASLLVEESLPTLQWMQRKGVRFLPIYGRQAFQVDGRFKFWGGLTVEASGGGPGLVDALTRAALDARVEIRYGARALSLIADDEGVHGVRVRQDGRTAELAADAVVLASGGFQANTEMRARYLGPNWDLAKVRGTMYDTGDGIKMALEIGASPAGNWSGCHAVGWERNAPEFGDLAVGDHFQKHSYPWGIMVNAHGRRFVDEGADFRNYTYAKYGRVILEQPQQFAWQIFDAKVTHLLRDEYRIRQVTKVKANTLEELADKLEGVDPEAFLKEIAAYNAAVDVDTPFNPNVKDGRGTRGLEVPKTNWANRIDEAPFEAYQVTCGITFTFGGLRIDTSARVLDTDLKPIPGLFAAGELVGGIFYFNYPGGSGLTNGSVFGKIAGRGAATAAAAA; this is encoded by the coding sequence ATGACGGCTCAGCGCCAGGTGATCGTGGTCGGAGGTGGCAACGCGGGTCTGTGCGCCGCGCTGTCGGCCCGGGAGCAGGGGGCGGCGGTGACGCTCCTCGAGCGGGCCCCGCAGGAAGCGAAGGGCGGCAACAGCACCTTCACCGCGGGCGCGATGCGGGTCGCGTACGACGGGGTCGACGACCTCATGACGCTGATGCCGGACCTCGACGAGTCGCAGCGGGCCATCACGGACTTCGGCTCCTACCCGAAGGATGCCTTCCTGGACGACCTCGCCCGGGTCACCGAGTACCGCACCGACCCGGAGCTGGCCTCGCTGCTGGTCGAGGAGAGCCTGCCGACGCTGCAGTGGATGCAGCGCAAGGGCGTTCGGTTCCTGCCCATCTACGGCCGGCAGGCCTTCCAGGTCGACGGGCGGTTCAAGTTCTGGGGCGGCCTGACGGTGGAGGCGTCCGGCGGCGGGCCCGGCCTGGTGGACGCACTGACCCGGGCGGCGCTGGACGCCCGCGTGGAGATCCGGTATGGCGCCCGGGCGCTCTCGCTGATCGCCGATGACGAGGGTGTGCACGGCGTACGGGTTCGCCAGGACGGGCGTACCGCCGAGCTCGCCGCCGACGCCGTCGTGCTGGCCAGCGGTGGCTTCCAGGCGAACACGGAGATGCGCGCCCGCTACCTCGGTCCGAACTGGGACCTCGCCAAGGTGCGCGGGACGATGTACGACACCGGGGACGGCATCAAGATGGCGCTCGAGATCGGGGCCAGCCCGGCGGGGAACTGGTCCGGTTGCCACGCCGTGGGCTGGGAGCGCAATGCCCCGGAGTTCGGCGACCTCGCCGTCGGCGACCACTTCCAGAAGCACAGCTACCCGTGGGGAATCATGGTCAACGCCCACGGCCGCCGCTTCGTCGACGAGGGCGCGGACTTCCGCAACTACACGTACGCCAAGTACGGCCGGGTCATCCTGGAGCAGCCGCAGCAGTTCGCCTGGCAGATCTTCGACGCCAAGGTGACCCACCTGCTGCGGGACGAGTACCGGATCCGCCAGGTGACGAAGGTCAAGGCCAACACCCTCGAAGAGCTCGCCGACAAGCTCGAAGGGGTGGACCCGGAGGCGTTCCTCAAGGAGATCGCCGCCTACAACGCCGCGGTCGACGTCGACACTCCGTTCAACCCGAACGTGAAGGACGGACGAGGAACCCGCGGCCTGGAGGTGCCGAAGACCAACTGGGCCAACCGGATCGACGAGGCGCCCTTCGAGGCGTACCAGGTGACCTGTGGGATCACCTTCACCTTCGGCGGCCTGCGGATCGACACCTCTGCCCGGGTGCTGGACACGGATCTGAAGCCCATTCCCGGACTCTTCGCCGCCGGCGAACTCGTCGGCGGCATCTTCTACTTCAACTACCCGGGCGGCAGCGGCCTGACGAACGGCTCGGTGTTCGGCAAGATCGCCGGACGCGGTGCCGCCACGGCCGCGGCTGCGGCCTGA
- a CDS encoding AbrB family transcriptional regulator, giving the protein MSLPALLGLFASGAIGAVAGRLLRLPMWALTGAILGSAAFQLTIGGAGGLPWWWAFIAQIAVGSAVGSRLGPSVLQDFRAILVPGITAVLVIIPAGIGVGLAIWATGRAGLVESVFGMVPGGVGEMVAAVAGLGGDSALVAGMHFVRLLVVITALHFAVRWLRRDGKGDGPAE; this is encoded by the coding sequence ATGAGCCTCCCCGCCCTGTTGGGACTGTTCGCCAGCGGCGCGATCGGCGCGGTTGCCGGGCGCCTGCTGCGCCTACCCATGTGGGCGCTCACCGGAGCGATCCTCGGCTCGGCCGCCTTTCAGTTGACCATTGGCGGTGCCGGAGGGCTGCCGTGGTGGTGGGCCTTCATCGCGCAGATCGCCGTCGGCAGCGCGGTGGGCTCCCGCCTGGGGCCGTCGGTCCTGCAGGACTTTCGGGCGATCCTGGTGCCGGGGATCACCGCGGTGCTCGTCATCATCCCGGCCGGGATCGGTGTCGGCCTCGCCATCTGGGCCACCGGACGAGCGGGTCTGGTCGAGTCCGTGTTCGGCATGGTGCCCGGTGGCGTCGGTGAGATGGTCGCGGCCGTGGCGGGCCTGGGCGGCGACAGTGCCCTCGTCGCGGGCATGCACTTCGTACGCCTGCTCGTGGTGATCACCGCACTGCACTTCGCGGTGCGGTGGCTGCGCCGCGACGGAAAGGGCGACGGACCCGCCGAATGA
- a CDS encoding tripartite tricarboxylate transporter permease gives MFDAALSALGALLDPSLFLLLACGVLAGLVMGIIPGLGGTGAVAVLLPFAFILEPQQALALIIGAVAVVHTSDTISAVLIGVPGSASSTVTLMDGHAMAKQGQAARALSIAFLSSMAGGLLGAIGLTLSIPIARPLVLAFGSPELFMLTILGISLTATLSRGNMMKGLLAGALGVLLGQVGGAPAAADYRFTFDSLFLQEGLDLVAVALGIFGLAEVVHLVARRGAVSEVSGIGGGWRVGIRDFFTHWTHVIRGALIGIWAGVLPGVGATAGTWMAYGQAVASSKDKRKFGKGDPRGIIGPESANNSVEAGDLIPTLLFGIPGGAPAALLMGALLLYGVEPGPRLITDHLDLVYTIVWSFALASVLGAALCFGVSVPLARLSSVPFPILGAGLVVIMFVSAYQEPQQFAVLQVMLLLALLGWLMKVGGFPRAPFLIGFVLSIPMERYYFLTDRLYTTGEWLSRPGVLIMMAVLVLPLLLALRRKLARPKVEAPEAGAEDGQHLDDEDEGPQAGALDKSLLPVGLAAVFLALFAGALVLSAGFSERAALMPRIIAVVGMLLAAGVVATELRTRRRTGQRAPADWRGQVANVAVAFGWLVVFLVFVYVAGTMIAAALFIPLFLWRVGRWQPLKIVIYTLGVLAALWVLHQYAEISLPVGLYTPEVLK, from the coding sequence ATGTTCGACGCCGCGCTGAGCGCGCTGGGCGCACTACTCGACCCCTCGTTGTTCCTCCTACTGGCCTGCGGGGTGCTGGCGGGCCTGGTGATGGGCATCATCCCGGGTCTCGGCGGCACGGGCGCGGTCGCCGTGCTGCTGCCCTTCGCGTTCATCCTGGAACCCCAGCAGGCGCTCGCGCTGATCATCGGAGCGGTCGCCGTCGTACACACCTCCGACACCATCTCGGCCGTGCTGATCGGTGTGCCCGGTTCTGCGTCATCGACGGTCACCCTGATGGACGGCCACGCCATGGCCAAACAGGGGCAGGCCGCCCGCGCGCTCTCGATCGCCTTCCTCTCCTCCATGGCCGGCGGCCTGCTCGGGGCCATCGGACTCACCCTGTCGATCCCGATCGCGCGGCCGCTCGTGCTGGCCTTCGGCTCGCCTGAGCTGTTCATGTTGACCATCCTGGGCATCAGCCTCACCGCGACACTGTCCCGCGGAAACATGATGAAGGGCCTGCTGGCCGGCGCCCTGGGCGTACTCCTGGGCCAGGTCGGCGGTGCTCCCGCGGCGGCCGACTACCGCTTCACCTTCGACTCGCTGTTCCTCCAGGAGGGCCTCGACCTCGTGGCCGTGGCGCTCGGGATCTTCGGCCTCGCCGAGGTCGTGCACCTCGTGGCGCGTCGCGGCGCCGTCTCCGAGGTGTCGGGCATCGGCGGTGGCTGGCGGGTGGGCATCCGTGACTTCTTCACCCACTGGACCCACGTGATCCGCGGAGCGCTGATCGGCATCTGGGCCGGCGTTCTCCCGGGCGTGGGCGCGACGGCCGGCACCTGGATGGCCTACGGCCAGGCCGTGGCGTCGTCGAAGGACAAGCGCAAGTTCGGCAAGGGCGACCCGCGGGGCATCATCGGACCGGAGAGCGCGAACAACTCCGTGGAGGCGGGCGACCTCATCCCCACGCTCCTCTTCGGTATCCCCGGTGGCGCACCGGCCGCCCTGCTCATGGGAGCGCTGCTGCTGTACGGCGTCGAGCCGGGCCCCCGCCTCATCACCGACCACCTCGACCTCGTCTACACGATCGTGTGGTCCTTCGCCCTGGCCAGCGTCCTCGGTGCCGCCCTCTGCTTCGGGGTGAGCGTGCCGCTCGCCCGGCTCAGCAGCGTCCCGTTCCCGATCCTCGGCGCCGGTCTCGTCGTCATCATGTTCGTCAGCGCCTACCAGGAGCCGCAGCAGTTCGCCGTCCTGCAGGTCATGCTGCTGCTGGCGCTGCTGGGCTGGCTGATGAAGGTCGGCGGGTTTCCCCGGGCGCCCTTCCTCATCGGCTTCGTGCTGAGCATCCCGATGGAGCGCTACTACTTCCTGACCGACCGCCTGTACACCACCGGCGAATGGCTCAGCCGCCCCGGGGTTCTGATCATGATGGCGGTGCTCGTCCTGCCGCTGCTGCTGGCGCTGCGCCGGAAGCTGGCCCGGCCGAAGGTGGAGGCGCCCGAAGCCGGTGCCGAGGACGGTCAGCACCTCGACGACGAGGACGAAGGCCCGCAGGCCGGCGCCCTCGACAAGAGCCTGCTCCCGGTCGGGCTCGCCGCGGTGTTCCTCGCCCTCTTCGCCGGCGCGCTCGTCCTGAGCGCCGGCTTCAGCGAGCGGGCGGCGCTGATGCCGCGCATCATCGCAGTGGTCGGCATGCTGCTCGCGGCGGGCGTGGTCGCCACCGAACTCCGCACCCGCCGCAGGACCGGGCAGCGGGCTCCCGCCGACTGGCGCGGTCAGGTGGCCAACGTCGCGGTCGCCTTCGGTTGGCTCGTGGTGTTCCTGGTGTTCGTCTACGTCGCGGGCACCATGATCGCCGCTGCGCTGTTCATCCCGCTGTTCCTCTGGCGGGTGGGCAGGTGGCAGCCGCTCAAGATCGTCATCTACACGTTGGGTGTGCTGGCGGCGTTGTGGGTGCTGCACCAGTACGCCGAGATCTCGCTACCGGTCGGTCTCTACACCCCGGAGGTCCTCAAGTGA